From the genome of Salipiger abyssi:
TGGTCAGGAACACGCCCAGGATGACGGGGTAGTCGCGCTGAAGGATCGCGTCGAACATCAGCCGCCCGATCCCGGGCCAGGCAAAGACCGTCTCGGTCAGCACGGCGCCGCCGATCAGCTGGCCGATCTGCACGCTGGCCAGCGAAAAGACCGGCAGGATGGCGTTGCGCAGCACATGCACGCGCAGGATGCGGCCGCCGGGCACGCCCTTGGCGCGGGCGGTCTTGACGAAATCGGCGTTGGAGACGTTGATCACCGAGGCCCGCATCAGCCGCGCATAGGTCGCGGCATAGAACAGACCCAGCGAGAAGGCGGGCAGGACGAGGTGGCGCCCGACATCCAGCATCCGTTCGAGCGGCGCATCGGGCACCAGCACCGATTGCATCCCGAAGGGCGGGAACCAGCCCAGCCGGACGGAAAACAGCAGCACGAACATCATCGCCAGCCAGAACAGCGGTGTCGCATAAAGCACGAGGGTGACAATCATCAGGCCCCGGTCGAGCAGGGTGTTGCGGAACCAGCCTCCCAGCATGCCGAAGACCACGCCGATGATCAGCGCGATGCCGAAGGCGGTCATCGTCAGCAGCAGCGTGGCGGGGATGCGCTCGGCGATCATGCCGGCGACGTCGCGCTGATTGCGGAACGAATAGCCCAGATCGCCGCGCA
Proteins encoded in this window:
- a CDS encoding ABC transporter permease; protein product: MTYRIFLTRLGNGLLVLIGVAIMNFTLVHMAPGDPAMIFAGEAGGGDETYVEQLREDMGLDKPLVTQFAIYAGDLLRGDLGYSFRNQRDVAGMIAERIPATLLLTMTAFGIALIIGVVFGMLGGWFRNTLLDRGLMIVTLVLYATPLFWLAMMFVLLFSVRLGWFPPFGMQSVLVPDAPLERMLDVGRHLVLPAFSLGLFYAATYARLMRASVINVSNADFVKTARAKGVPGGRILRVHVLRNAILPVFSLASVQIGQLIGGAVLTETVFAWPGIGRLMFDAILQRDYPVILGVFLTTALLVILVNIATDLLYRIVDPRIETGAGS